One window of Corynebacterium sp. P3-F1 genomic DNA carries:
- the mtrB gene encoding MtrAB system histidine kinase MtrB: MQVRFVGTVLIVSAIVMGVLALALASVVTERLVALKLENAQYDLERVRGTVEEQLRNTSATGASTQSRLNSARAALAQRSQQDQPATGAYEPVLLVPQQSGVITSPEDFTIPERLVVDFVGKGQVAYQFNPVNNGGRQYDALIIGTPTDSDIQGLQLYLVMDMASERQTLALMRGLLTSAGIVVVVLLVGIAWLSSQQLVAPVRSASRIAERLAGGHLRERMAVEGEDEMARLALSFNDMADNLSSKITQLEEYGDLQRQFTSDVSHELRTPLTTVRMAADMIAADEESLEPHTRRASQLMIRELDRFEALLADLLEISRHDAGVADLSAATIDARSPIESAWSQTSALAEELDVAVEFDIPEEPVQLVGDPRRIERIVRNLLANAIDHSEGNPVCVELAANEEAVAITVTDGGVGLKPGQEELVFNRFWRADSSRKRHSGGTGLGLAIAREDAQLHHGILDAAGTAGVGSQFRLVLPRDPEAGFTDAPLKLHAPGAPETENIPPEMVHTSHGGETPELPAPSAPQAEEREP, encoded by the coding sequence CTGCAGGTCCGGTTCGTGGGCACGGTGCTCATCGTTTCCGCGATCGTGATGGGTGTGCTAGCCCTCGCTCTCGCGTCGGTGGTCACGGAGCGTCTCGTCGCGCTCAAGCTGGAAAATGCCCAGTACGACCTCGAGCGCGTGCGGGGCACGGTGGAAGAACAGCTGCGCAACACCTCCGCGACCGGTGCGTCGACGCAGAGCCGCCTCAACTCCGCCCGCGCGGCGTTGGCGCAGCGCTCCCAGCAGGACCAGCCAGCTACGGGCGCCTACGAGCCGGTCCTGTTGGTGCCGCAGCAAAGCGGGGTGATCACCTCGCCGGAGGATTTCACGATTCCGGAGCGGTTGGTCGTCGACTTCGTTGGCAAGGGCCAGGTGGCGTACCAGTTCAACCCCGTCAACAACGGGGGCCGGCAGTACGACGCCCTGATCATCGGCACCCCGACGGATTCGGACATCCAGGGGCTTCAGCTCTACTTGGTCATGGACATGGCCAGCGAGCGCCAGACACTCGCGCTCATGCGCGGCCTGCTCACATCCGCCGGCATCGTCGTCGTGGTTCTGTTGGTGGGAATTGCCTGGCTGTCGTCGCAGCAGCTTGTCGCGCCTGTCCGCTCCGCCTCCCGGATTGCGGAACGCCTCGCTGGCGGTCACTTGCGGGAACGCATGGCTGTCGAGGGTGAAGACGAGATGGCCCGCCTCGCACTGTCCTTCAACGACATGGCCGACAACCTGTCCAGCAAGATCACCCAGCTGGAGGAGTACGGCGACCTGCAGCGGCAGTTCACCTCCGACGTGTCGCACGAGCTGCGCACGCCGCTGACCACAGTCCGCATGGCGGCAGACATGATCGCCGCCGACGAAGAGAGCCTCGAACCTCACACACGCCGCGCATCCCAGTTGATGATCCGCGAGCTCGACCGGTTTGAAGCGCTGCTTGCAGACTTGCTGGAGATTTCGCGTCACGACGCCGGTGTAGCGGACCTCTCCGCCGCCACCATCGACGCCCGCTCACCGATCGAGTCCGCGTGGTCCCAGACCTCGGCGCTGGCCGAAGAGCTCGATGTGGCCGTGGAATTCGACATCCCCGAGGAGCCCGTGCAGCTGGTGGGCGACCCCCGCCGGATCGAGCGCATCGTGCGCAACCTGCTGGCAAACGCCATCGACCATTCCGAGGGCAACCCGGTGTGCGTGGAGCTAGCCGCGAATGAGGAGGCTGTGGCCATCACCGTCACCGACGGGGGCGTGGGGCTGAAACCGGGTCAGGAGGAGTTGGTGTTCAACCGGTTCTGGCGCGCGGACTCGTCCCGTAAACGCCACTCCGGCGGCACCGGCCTGGGTCTTGCCATCGCCCGCGAAGATGCGCAACTCCACCACGGCATCTTGGATGCCGCCGGAACCGCCGGCGTGGGCTCGCAGTTCCGGCTCGTGCTGCCCCGCGACCCGGAGGCAGGCTTTACCGACGCGCCATTGAAACTGCACGCTCCCGGCGCGCCGGAGACCGAAAACATCCCGCCTGAAATGGTGCATACCAGTCACGGCGGCGAGACGCCTGAACTGCCGGCACCGTCCGCGCCACAGGCCGAGGAGCGTGAGCCGTGA
- a CDS encoding LpqB family beta-propeller domain-containing protein yields MSFATPRRKSAARAALAACSAGMLFAIGGCATLPTTTEPHALHEFEGRPNPTQEMEPTRNAEPDLLLREFFAASANPSGQYEAARRYLTAPMRQVWEPRENILILDTFELTSRPSTDQSKRSYQVEGRIIGSLDPGGIFQPDNQQYQATMELAQEDGQWRIAGLPNDVVVDRTELRNHYEPRNIFFYDSTDQALIPDRRWVYSAATSKEDSLLSLLVSGPSSVIAPAVNTAAADDVAYTGSADGVYRFTGLADAEEKTRARFAAQVVWTLASAGVPGPYPVTLNGVPLVGENQELSIEQFRELDPIKKIDGGPDLYTLRDGEVTSVDNLGEGEEPEVAPVESLNKLGSVSSVDIGDEGNYAAVINVGDDEQALVAGAVDSESKEVQRAGSFTRPTLEPGHTAAWSVADGKSVIRADRSAATGEVQVAGVQVQLPPNVDGEITFLRLSDTGSRVAMIVDGHLVVGVVERRDNGQRAVVNTAKYADVELDGSAVSVDWQPDGSLLVGTSASQRPVVRVEQDGSSLTALPSGNVGGPVVAVGATVDTMYITDSKVLMRMPLPTKDSLNWREVPGQQGVRAAPVVPRP; encoded by the coding sequence ATGAGCTTTGCAACACCCCGCAGGAAGTCCGCGGCACGGGCGGCACTGGCCGCTTGCTCCGCAGGAATGCTATTCGCCATCGGCGGGTGCGCGACATTGCCGACGACCACCGAGCCTCATGCCCTGCACGAGTTCGAGGGTCGTCCCAACCCCACGCAAGAAATGGAGCCGACCAGGAACGCTGAGCCGGATCTCCTGCTGCGCGAATTCTTCGCCGCCTCGGCCAACCCCTCAGGACAGTACGAGGCCGCGCGGCGGTATCTGACCGCACCCATGAGACAGGTGTGGGAGCCTCGCGAGAACATTCTCATCCTGGATACGTTCGAGCTCACCTCGCGCCCCTCGACCGACCAGTCGAAGCGGTCCTATCAGGTCGAGGGGCGCATCATCGGATCACTCGATCCCGGAGGCATTTTCCAGCCGGATAACCAGCAGTATCAAGCCACCATGGAGCTGGCGCAGGAAGACGGCCAATGGCGCATCGCCGGGCTACCGAATGACGTCGTGGTGGATCGCACCGAGCTGCGCAACCACTACGAGCCCCGGAACATCTTCTTCTACGACTCCACGGACCAAGCGCTGATCCCCGACCGGCGCTGGGTGTACTCCGCAGCGACGTCCAAAGAAGACTCGCTTTTGAGCCTGCTCGTCAGCGGCCCGTCTTCCGTCATTGCCCCGGCGGTGAACACTGCCGCGGCGGATGACGTGGCGTACACCGGATCCGCCGACGGTGTCTACCGCTTCACCGGCCTGGCCGACGCGGAAGAAAAGACTCGCGCCCGCTTTGCCGCGCAGGTGGTGTGGACTCTAGCCTCCGCAGGAGTCCCGGGGCCCTACCCGGTGACGCTCAACGGCGTGCCCTTGGTGGGGGAGAACCAGGAGCTCAGCATCGAGCAATTCCGGGAGCTCGATCCAATCAAGAAAATCGACGGCGGACCGGACCTGTACACGCTGCGTGACGGGGAAGTCACCAGCGTGGATAACTTGGGTGAGGGGGAGGAACCAGAGGTGGCGCCGGTGGAATCGTTGAACAAGCTGGGCAGCGTTTCTTCTGTGGACATCGGCGACGAAGGCAACTACGCCGCTGTGATCAACGTCGGTGACGACGAACAAGCGCTTGTCGCCGGGGCTGTGGACTCGGAGAGCAAGGAAGTGCAGCGCGCCGGCAGCTTCACCCGACCCACCCTCGAACCCGGCCACACCGCTGCGTGGTCCGTGGCCGACGGCAAGAGCGTGATCCGCGCGGACCGTTCCGCCGCGACCGGGGAAGTGCAGGTGGCAGGTGTGCAGGTGCAGCTCCCGCCGAATGTGGATGGGGAGATCACGTTCTTGCGCCTGTCCGACACGGGCTCGCGCGTGGCCATGATCGTGGACGGTCACCTTGTCGTCGGCGTGGTGGAACGCCGCGACAACGGCCAGCGCGCCGTGGTCAACACCGCCAAGTACGCCGATGTGGAGCTCGACGGCTCCGCGGTCAGCGTGGACTGGCAGCCAGACGGATCCCTGCTTGTGGGCACATCAGCAAGTCAGCGCCCGGTGGTCCGCGTGGAGCAGGACGGCTCCTCACTCACAGCTCTGCCATCCGGCAATGTGGGCGGCCCCGTCGTCGCCGTAGGCGCCACGGTGGACACGATGTACATCACCGATTCCAAGGTGCTCATGCGCATGCCGCTGCCCACCAAGGACTCGTTGAACTGGCGTGAAGTTCCCGGTCAGCAGGGCGTGCGCGCCGCCCCGGTGGTGCCGCGGCCGTGA
- a CDS encoding ComF family protein, giving the protein MKEHNNVLVRRYIGAVLAAGLRHLEAQGEIPAGAHLVPAPTRATSARARGGDPVTAICAASGYRTHPVLRLAEDTPDQGSLDESGRRRNLQGMVSITAVPARPVIVVDDVVTTGATLQASVEKLLAHGGDVRACLVLAAA; this is encoded by the coding sequence ATGAAAGAGCACAATAACGTGCTCGTCCGGCGTTACATCGGCGCCGTCCTCGCCGCTGGTCTGCGCCACTTGGAGGCCCAAGGCGAAATCCCGGCCGGGGCACACCTTGTGCCGGCGCCGACCCGCGCGACCTCCGCCCGGGCCCGTGGAGGCGATCCCGTCACAGCGATCTGCGCGGCATCCGGGTACCGGACGCACCCGGTGCTGCGGTTGGCGGAGGACACTCCCGACCAGGGGTCGCTCGATGAGTCCGGCCGGCGGCGAAACCTGCAGGGAATGGTCTCCATTACGGCCGTGCCCGCCCGCCCCGTCATCGTGGTGGACGATGTGGTGACAACGGGGGCGACGCTTCAGGCGAGCGTCGAAAAGCTTCTTGCGCACGGTGGTGACGTGCGCGCTTGCCTGGTTCTGGCAGCCGCTTAG
- the raiA gene encoding ribosome-associated translation inhibitor RaiA, translating to MTSANENNNEALAPEAQVTITGRNVEVPEHFQERVNSKLAKIEKLDPTLTFFHVELQHEPNPRREARANRIQITATGKGHLARAEAKEDSFYAALESAVGKLERSLRKVKVRREISMGGHRAPKSTGQIAAELAAEAEQARAQEKPEVDPYAVEDQLPGQVVRTKEHPATPMSVDDALSEMELVGHDFYLFINSETNRPSVVYRRHAYDYGLITLVPEEESGE from the coding sequence ATGACCTCTGCAAACGAGAACAACAACGAAGCCCTGGCCCCTGAAGCACAGGTGACCATCACGGGCCGCAACGTCGAAGTTCCGGAGCACTTTCAGGAACGCGTGAACAGCAAGCTGGCCAAGATCGAGAAACTCGATCCGACCTTGACCTTCTTCCACGTCGAACTGCAGCACGAGCCCAACCCGCGCCGGGAGGCGCGGGCGAACCGCATTCAGATCACCGCGACGGGCAAGGGCCACCTCGCCCGCGCCGAGGCTAAGGAAGACAGCTTCTACGCGGCGCTCGAATCGGCCGTGGGCAAACTGGAGCGGTCCCTGCGCAAGGTGAAGGTCCGCCGCGAGATCTCCATGGGCGGCCACCGAGCACCGAAGTCCACCGGCCAGATCGCAGCGGAGCTCGCGGCCGAAGCCGAGCAGGCGCGTGCACAGGAGAAGCCCGAGGTTGACCCGTACGCAGTGGAGGATCAGCTGCCGGGCCAGGTCGTGCGCACTAAGGAGCACCCGGCCACCCCGATGAGCGTAGACGATGCTCTGTCCGAGATGGAGCTGGTGGGGCACGACTTCTACCTCTTCATCAATTCCGAGACCAACCGCCCGTCGGTGGTGTACCGCCGCCACGCGTACGACTACGGTCTGATCACCCTCGTCCCCGAGGAAGAATCCGGCGAATAA
- the secA gene encoding preprotein translocase subunit SecA produces MFGLSKLLRAGEGRTVKRLSKIADDVLALEDEYAALTDDELKAKTVEFKEALADGKSMDDILLDAFATAREASWRVLGQKHYKVQIMGGAALHFGSVAEMKTGEGKTLTSVLPAYLNGLEGKGVHIVTVNDYLARRDAEMMGRVHRFLGLEVGVILSDMRPPERKQAYAADITYGTNNELGFDYLRDNMTKSVDEMVQRGHNFAIVDEVDSILIDEARTPLIISGPVDGSSQFYTVFAQLAPRMREGIHYEVDQRKRTVGVSEEGVEFVEDQLGIDNLYAPENSQLVSYLNNALKAKELFERDKDYIIRKGEVLIVDSFTGRILPGRRYNEGMHQAIEAKEGVEIKNENQTLATVTLQNYFRLYEKLAGMTGTAETEAAELNQIYKLGVVAIPPNKPNIRQDKDDLIYKTQEAKFAAVAEDIAEHVEKGQPVLVGTTSVERSEYLSQLLTRKHIKHNVLNAKQHEEEGRIIAEAGLPGNVTVSTNMAGRGTDIVLGGNPEVLLDAKLQEQGLDPFEDEEAYQQAWDEQLPKAKERSKQLGDEVREAGGLYVIGTERHESRRIDNQLRGRSGRQGDPGETRFYLSMRDDLMVRFVGASMENMMNRLNVPDDVPIEAGMVSRSIKGAQSQVENQNFETRKNVLKYDEVLNEQRKVVYRERLEILQAKDIKDQIRSMIDDTVGAYVDGATYDGYVEDWDLDELWNALDSLYGPTVTPQELIDGSEYGSPGELTSSQLRQAVLDDAHRSYDQLEDNVISIGGEDQMRNVERMVILPIIDTKWREHLYEMDYLKEGIGLRAMAQRDPLVEYQKEGGDMFNAMNDGVKEETVRQLFMLRKQFEQQEQQPTAQA; encoded by the coding sequence GTGTTCGGACTGTCCAAGCTGCTGCGCGCCGGTGAAGGTCGCACGGTCAAGCGCCTTTCCAAGATCGCGGACGACGTTCTCGCCCTCGAGGACGAATACGCCGCGTTGACCGACGACGAGCTCAAAGCGAAGACCGTCGAGTTCAAGGAAGCGCTGGCGGACGGGAAGAGCATGGACGACATACTGCTCGACGCGTTCGCCACCGCCCGCGAGGCATCGTGGCGCGTGCTGGGACAGAAGCACTACAAGGTGCAGATCATGGGTGGCGCTGCTTTGCACTTCGGTTCCGTCGCCGAGATGAAGACCGGTGAGGGCAAGACCCTGACCTCGGTGCTTCCCGCCTACCTCAACGGGTTGGAAGGCAAGGGCGTCCACATCGTCACTGTCAACGACTACTTGGCGCGCCGCGACGCGGAGATGATGGGCCGTGTCCACCGCTTCCTGGGGCTCGAGGTCGGAGTCATCCTGTCCGACATGCGTCCGCCGGAGCGCAAGCAGGCCTACGCTGCTGACATCACCTACGGCACCAACAACGAGCTGGGCTTCGACTACCTGCGCGACAACATGACAAAGTCCGTCGACGAGATGGTGCAGCGCGGCCACAACTTCGCCATCGTGGATGAGGTCGACTCGATTCTCATCGACGAAGCCCGCACCCCGCTCATCATTTCCGGTCCCGTGGACGGATCCAGCCAGTTCTACACCGTCTTCGCCCAGCTCGCTCCGCGCATGCGGGAAGGGATCCACTACGAGGTGGACCAGCGCAAGCGCACCGTCGGCGTGTCCGAGGAAGGCGTGGAATTCGTCGAGGACCAGCTCGGCATCGACAACCTCTACGCGCCGGAAAATTCCCAGCTGGTCAGCTACCTCAACAACGCTCTGAAGGCGAAGGAGCTCTTCGAGCGCGACAAGGACTACATCATCCGCAAGGGCGAGGTCCTCATCGTCGACTCGTTCACCGGCCGCATTCTGCCGGGCCGACGCTACAACGAGGGTATGCACCAGGCCATCGAGGCCAAAGAGGGCGTGGAGATCAAGAACGAGAACCAGACCCTGGCCACGGTCACGCTGCAGAACTACTTCCGCCTCTACGAGAAGCTGGCTGGCATGACCGGTACCGCGGAGACGGAGGCCGCGGAGCTCAACCAGATTTACAAGCTCGGTGTTGTGGCGATCCCGCCGAACAAACCGAATATCCGCCAGGACAAGGACGACCTGATCTACAAGACCCAGGAAGCGAAGTTCGCGGCTGTCGCCGAGGACATCGCGGAGCACGTGGAGAAGGGCCAGCCGGTGCTGGTGGGCACCACCTCCGTCGAGCGTTCCGAGTACCTGTCCCAGCTGCTCACTCGCAAGCACATCAAGCACAACGTGCTCAACGCGAAGCAGCACGAGGAGGAAGGCCGCATCATTGCCGAGGCGGGCCTGCCTGGCAACGTCACGGTGTCCACCAACATGGCGGGCCGCGGCACCGATATCGTGCTTGGCGGCAACCCCGAGGTCTTGCTCGACGCGAAGCTCCAGGAGCAGGGTTTGGACCCGTTCGAGGATGAAGAGGCGTACCAGCAGGCGTGGGACGAGCAGCTGCCGAAGGCGAAGGAGCGTTCCAAGCAGCTTGGGGACGAAGTGCGTGAGGCCGGCGGCCTCTACGTCATCGGCACCGAGCGGCACGAGTCCCGCCGCATCGACAACCAGCTGCGCGGCCGTTCCGGCCGTCAGGGCGACCCGGGCGAGACCCGCTTCTACCTCTCCATGCGCGACGACCTCATGGTCCGTTTCGTGGGTGCGTCCATGGAGAACATGATGAACCGTCTTAATGTCCCCGACGACGTGCCCATCGAGGCGGGCATGGTCTCCCGCTCCATCAAGGGCGCTCAGTCCCAGGTGGAGAACCAGAACTTTGAGACCCGCAAGAACGTGCTCAAGTACGACGAGGTGCTCAACGAGCAGCGCAAGGTCGTCTACCGCGAGCGCCTGGAGATCCTGCAGGCGAAGGACATCAAAGACCAGATCCGCAGCATGATCGACGACACCGTTGGCGCGTACGTCGACGGCGCCACCTACGACGGCTACGTCGAGGACTGGGACCTGGACGAGCTGTGGAATGCGCTCGACTCCCTCTACGGCCCGACCGTCACGCCGCAGGAGCTTATCGACGGCTCCGAGTACGGTTCCCCGGGCGAGCTCACCTCCTCGCAACTGCGGCAGGCTGTGCTCGACGACGCCCACCGCTCCTACGACCAGCTCGAGGACAACGTGATCTCCATTGGTGGGGAGGACCAGATGCGCAATGTCGAGCGCATGGTGATCCTGCCTATCATCGACACGAAATGGCGCGAACACCTCTACGAGATGGACTACCTCAAGGAAGGCATTGGTCTCCGCGCAATGGCGCAGCGCGATCCTCTGGTTGAGTACCAGAAGGAGGGCGGCGACATGTTCAACGCCATGAATGACGGCGTGAAGGAAGAGACTGTCCGCCAGCTGTTCATGCTGCGCAAGCAGTTCGAGCAGCAGGAGCAGCAGCCGACCGCGCAGGCCTAA
- a CDS encoding HAD-IA family hydrolase → MQGLIVDYAGVLDVDGEDVQRWQALFAALKENEISTAILSNDPGGSEADAIREWEFRGHVDAVVLSGEVGVEKPEKAAFQAAADAIGMPLEECTMIDDDILNVRGAVEAGLVGILHTAFDRTVVEIQSLYGIEGEF, encoded by the coding sequence ATGCAGGGTTTGATTGTGGACTATGCCGGAGTGCTCGACGTGGACGGTGAGGACGTGCAGCGCTGGCAGGCGCTTTTCGCTGCTCTCAAGGAAAACGAGATCAGCACCGCCATTTTGTCCAATGACCCGGGCGGCTCGGAAGCAGACGCGATCCGCGAATGGGAGTTCCGCGGACACGTCGATGCCGTCGTGCTCTCCGGTGAGGTCGGAGTGGAAAAGCCGGAAAAGGCGGCCTTCCAGGCAGCGGCGGATGCGATCGGCATGCCGCTGGAGGAGTGCACGATGATCGACGACGACATTCTCAATGTCCGCGGCGCGGTCGAGGCCGGCTTGGTGGGTATTCTCCACACCGCTTTCGATCGCACTGTTGTGGAGATCCAGTCTCTTTACGGCATCGAGGGCGAGTTCTAG
- the rsgA gene encoding ribosome small subunit-dependent GTPase A, which yields MARRGGRDFSSYDESDVKVRPGKGSRPRSKDRPKHKDAVVGLVITKDRGRWSVVLEDGTRVVCMRARELGRTSIEVGDRVGVVGDTSGTKDTLARIVKREERASELRRTADDTDPYERIVVANAEILLIVCAVADPPPRTGFVERALVAAFVGGVTPVVCLTKSDLADPGEFESELADLDVEVLRTGINDDLAPLMNRIEGRLSAVIGHSGVGKSTLVNRIVPDANRETGEVSGVGKGRHTSTQSVALELPDRGGVEGTENATGAHGGWIIDTPGIRSFGLAHVSPEQVIAPFPDLAEAAERCPRGCTHAGPPADPECAWDEFDPDSVIGRRVQAVRRLLEALRINETTYD from the coding sequence ATGGCTAGGCGCGGCGGACGGGACTTCTCCAGCTACGACGAATCGGACGTGAAGGTCCGCCCGGGCAAGGGGTCGCGCCCACGGTCGAAGGACCGCCCCAAGCACAAGGATGCCGTAGTGGGACTCGTGATCACCAAAGACCGCGGCCGGTGGAGCGTGGTGCTGGAAGACGGCACGCGTGTGGTGTGCATGCGCGCCCGGGAGCTGGGACGCACCTCCATCGAAGTCGGCGACCGCGTCGGTGTTGTCGGTGACACCAGCGGCACGAAGGACACGCTCGCGCGCATAGTCAAACGCGAAGAACGCGCCTCGGAATTGCGCCGCACCGCCGACGACACGGACCCCTACGAACGCATTGTCGTGGCCAACGCCGAGATCCTCCTCATCGTCTGCGCTGTGGCTGATCCCCCGCCGCGCACCGGTTTCGTCGAACGCGCGCTAGTCGCTGCTTTCGTCGGCGGTGTCACTCCCGTGGTGTGCCTAACCAAGTCGGATCTGGCGGATCCGGGGGAATTCGAGTCCGAGCTCGCCGACTTGGACGTAGAAGTGCTGCGCACCGGCATCAACGACGACTTAGCGCCGCTCATGAACCGCATTGAAGGGCGGCTGTCCGCAGTCATTGGCCATTCCGGTGTGGGAAAGTCCACGCTGGTCAACCGGATTGTGCCGGATGCCAACCGGGAGACCGGCGAAGTCTCCGGCGTGGGCAAGGGCCGCCACACCTCTACTCAGTCTGTGGCACTGGAGCTGCCGGACAGGGGCGGCGTGGAGGGAACCGAGAACGCAACGGGTGCGCACGGCGGCTGGATCATCGACACCCCGGGCATCCGCTCTTTCGGTCTCGCGCACGTGTCACCCGAGCAAGTCATCGCTCCGTTCCCGGACTTGGCGGAGGCGGCGGAACGCTGCCCGCGCGGGTGCACGCACGCCGGGCCTCCAGCAGACCCTGAATGCGCGTGGGATGAATTCGACCCGGATTCCGTCATCGGGCGGCGCGTCCAAGCCGTTCGGCGCCTGCTTGAAGCGCTGCGGATCAACGAGACGACGTACGACTAG
- the aroA gene encoding 3-phosphoshikimate 1-carboxyvinyltransferase, which translates to MARMTQLWPAPFHPEPFTSTVVVPGSKSITNRAYVLAALAAEPSTLIGALRSRDTDLMQGALEAMGVAFSTEGDRVTATPGQLTGAAIDCGLAGTVMRFIPAVAAFADGDVHVDGDEQARVRPVGTVLDALRSAGVAVNGDALPYTVHGTGSAKGGRVEMDASKSSQFVSALLLAGARFRDGLHIVHTGDRLPSAPHIEMTVEMVREAGVRVDSSATEWTVHPGPIAGGTWVIEPDLSNATPFLAAAAVTGGTVSLPHWPTKTTQAGDAIREILERMGCDVRLESNSGEKGDDGDTTLTVTGPPRGELTGIELDMGDIGELTPTVAALAAQASTPSVLTGIAHLRGHETDRLAALSTEINGLGGQCEERADGLKISPAPLHGGTWHSYADHRMATAGAIVGLTTENVVVEDIGTTAKTLPGFDTMWTDMLHG; encoded by the coding sequence ATGGCCCGCATGACGCAATTGTGGCCAGCGCCGTTTCACCCCGAACCATTCACCAGCACTGTGGTGGTGCCCGGGTCGAAGTCGATCACGAACCGGGCGTATGTGCTCGCCGCTCTCGCCGCGGAGCCGAGCACACTCATCGGAGCGCTGCGCTCCCGCGACACGGACCTGATGCAGGGCGCGCTCGAGGCGATGGGCGTCGCGTTCAGCACGGAGGGCGACCGCGTCACGGCAACGCCGGGCCAACTGACCGGTGCCGCGATCGACTGCGGTTTGGCTGGCACCGTGATGCGCTTCATTCCGGCTGTCGCCGCGTTCGCGGACGGCGACGTTCACGTCGACGGTGACGAGCAGGCACGGGTGCGTCCCGTCGGCACCGTGCTCGACGCGCTTCGCAGCGCGGGAGTGGCGGTCAACGGCGACGCCCTGCCCTATACCGTCCACGGGACTGGTTCGGCGAAGGGCGGCAGGGTGGAAATGGATGCGTCCAAGAGCTCCCAATTCGTCTCCGCCCTGTTGCTGGCGGGCGCGCGATTCCGCGACGGACTGCACATCGTCCACACCGGTGACCGGCTCCCATCGGCACCCCACATCGAGATGACGGTGGAGATGGTGCGCGAAGCGGGCGTGCGGGTCGATTCCAGTGCCACCGAATGGACCGTGCACCCGGGCCCGATCGCAGGCGGCACCTGGGTGATCGAGCCGGATCTGTCCAACGCGACGCCGTTCCTCGCCGCCGCCGCTGTGACGGGTGGAACTGTGAGCCTCCCGCACTGGCCCACGAAGACGACCCAGGCGGGCGACGCGATCCGGGAGATTCTGGAGCGCATGGGCTGCGACGTGCGGCTTGAGAGCAACAGCGGCGAGAAAGGCGACGACGGCGACACCACCCTCACCGTCACTGGCCCGCCGCGTGGTGAGCTGACGGGCATTGAGCTGGACATGGGCGACATCGGCGAGCTCACCCCCACCGTCGCAGCGCTGGCCGCCCAGGCATCCACACCGAGCGTGCTGACGGGTATCGCCCACCTGCGCGGGCATGAGACAGACCGCCTCGCGGCGCTCAGCACGGAAATCAACGGCCTCGGCGGCCAGTGCGAGGAGCGTGCCGACGGCCTGAAGATCTCCCCTGCTCCCCTGCACGGCGGCACCTGGCATTCGTATGCCGACCACCGCATGGCCACCGCCGGGGCGATCGTCGGCCTGACTACCGAGAATGTGGTGGTCGAGGACATCGGCACCACGGCGAAGACACTGCCGGGCTTCGACACAATGTGGACGGATATGTTGCATGGCTAG